TGTGGAGGCCGGTGGCAAGGGCGTCGGACGGCTGGGCCCGTGCGGCGGCCGGGGGGCCGAGGGCGAGGAGCCCGATGAGCATGGCCAGTCCGGACATCAGGGCGGTCACGGGGCTCGTTCGCCTCGTACTTCTTCTTCTCACTGCGACTCCAGGGGGGTGGGCGCCAGGAAACAGGGGCGTCGTACGGGGGGTGTGGGAGCGCTCCCATGAAGCCAGCCTGTCCAGGGCACGTCAAGGTGTCGCGCGAGCTCCGACGCCTGAATGGCCGGTGTGCGGCCGGGAATCGGCTCGGCGAAAGGGGCGCCGGGACCCTGCTGCGAGGCGTCGACCACGGCGTTCGTGGCTCGGTGCGACCAGTCGCCGAGGTGGTGGGACAGATCGCTTTCAGCCATCGGGAGGACGGGCCGCCCCGAGTCCCCGCGGATCGACGGCCGGTCCCGCCGACCTCAGCTCGGAGGGCGGCAACCTTCCTGGCGTTGGCGACGACTGTCTGCTGTCACCGGGTCATGCCGACCGGCTCCTGCGCACCTTGGGTGCCGGGACCAGCCGGACGACGGTGTTCAGGAGGTGGTCGATCACGTCGTGCGAGGGCTTGTCCGTGAGGTTGGTGAGCATGCGGGCCAGCGTGTTGAGCAGGAAGGGCGATCCCATGACGTAGCGGTTGAGTACCGGTTGGAAGCCCGACCGGCTGAAGACGATGTCGGCGGCGGCGTTGCCGAGACGGTAGTAGCGCCCCCAGCGGTGGTTCATCTCGACGGGATAGCCGTGCAGCACTCGCTCCCGCCCGGGGCCCGGAGGATGAGCGAGGGCCAACGCGGCGCTCTCGGCTGCGACTTCGCCGGCCTCCATGGCCTGGCCGATGCCCTCCCCGTTCCAAGGGCTGACCATGCCCCCGGAGTCGCCGACCAGGAGGAGCCCGCGCGTATAGAGGGGATGACGGTTGAATCCCAGGGGCAGCGCCGCGCTCCGGACAGGCCCCTCGGCGTTCTCCTCCCGCAGTCCCCAGGCGTGGGGAGTGCGGGCCAGCCACTCGTCGAGCGTCGTCCGCAGATCCGCGGTTCCGTACCGTCGGTGAGGCAGCGCGCCTAGGCCGACGTTGACCCGGCCGTCTCCCATGGGGAAGATCCACCCGTATCCCGGCAGGTAGTGGTCGCTCCCCGGGAAGCGGAGGTCGGCCCACAGCTCCAGGTACTCCTCCTGGGACCGCTCCGGGCTGCGGTAGTAGCGGCGAGCGGCCGTCGCGATCTGCCTGCCCGGGTCCCGCTGAAGCCCCATGGAGAGAGCGAGGCGGGCGGAGGCGCCGTCGGCCGCGATGACGATCGGCGCGCGGAAGGCCACCGGATCCTTCGTTCCGGCCGTGGCGGTGACTCCGGT
The Streptomyces sp. NBC_00234 DNA segment above includes these coding regions:
- a CDS encoding geranylgeranyl reductase family protein, whose amino-acid sequence is MRETTPDQSPPDDRSAHGSGEEAEVIVVGAGPAGSSAAFHLARAGIDVLLLEKADFPREKVCGDGLTPRAVHQLIRMGVDIKAPGWTRSRGMRWVAGKHQVHIDWPALGRYPDFGLSRSRHDFDDILARHAVGAGARLRNGVKVTAPVTDRAGRITGVTATAGTKDPVAFRAPIVIAADGASARLALSMGLQRDPGRQIATAARRYYRSPERSQEEYLELWADLRFPGSDHYLPGYGWIFPMGDGRVNVGLGALPHRRYGTADLRTTLDEWLARTPHAWGLREENAEGPVRSAALPLGFNRHPLYTRGLLLVGDSGGMVSPWNGEGIGQAMEAGEVAAESAALALAHPPGPGRERVLHGYPVEMNHRWGRYYRLGNAAADIVFSRSGFQPVLNRYVMGSPFLLNTLARMLTNLTDKPSHDVIDHLLNTVVRLVPAPKVRRSRSA